A part of Ictalurus furcatus strain D&B chromosome 8, Billie_1.0, whole genome shotgun sequence genomic DNA contains:
- the asah1a gene encoding N-acylsphingosine amidohydrolase (acid ceramidase) 1a isoform X2 yields the protein MIQAIKDLANGFFHGKLLHLVDKELPLIVDTLPYPFNEEIKGIASVSEVPLGEVVLFNIFYEVFTVCTSVVTEDVNGNIYHARNLDFGLFMGWDRKNQTWTLTEKLKPLVVNVDLKRNNRTVFKSTSFAGYVGMLTGIKPREFTLTMNERFNIDGGYVGILEWILGLRDGMWMSFLTRKVLENATSYEDARNQLALTKLLAPAYFILGGNQTGQGCVITRSRIDTLDVWEINMKLGRWYVLETNYDHWEKPFFLDDRRTPAMKCMNKITQANITLPTIYDVLSTKPVLNKLTTYTALMEVSTGRLESYIRDCPSPCTPW from the exons ATGATACAGGCAATAAAAGACTTAGCCAATGGCTTCTTCCATGGTAAATTACTTCATTTAGTGGATAAGGAGTTG CCCTTGATTGTGGACACGCTCCCATACCCATTTAACGAAGAAATTAAAGGAATTGCTTCTGTCTCTGAAGTCCCTTTAG GAGAAGTTGTGCTTTTTAATATCTTCTATGAAGTTTTCACAGTGTGCACATCAGTGGTGACTGAGGACGTAAATG gAAATATATACCATGCTCGGAATTTGGACTTCGGACTGTTCATGGG TTGGGACCGGAAAAACCAAACATGGACTCTAACTGAGAAGCTCAAGCCACTTGTGGTGAATGTTGACTTGAAGCGAAACAACAGAACAGTTTTCAAATCAACTAGCTTTGCAGGATATGTGGGAATGCTCACTGGCATTAAACCT AGAGAATTCACTCTAACGATGAATGAACGTTTCAATATTGATGGAGGATACGTAG GGATCCTGGAATGGATTCTTGGCCTGAGAGATGGAATGTGGATGAGCTTCCTCACACGAAAGGTCCTGGAAAATGCAACCAG TTATGAAGATGCCAGAAACCAGCTTGCTCTGACCAAGTTACTTGCACCAGCCTACTTTATCCTGGGTGGAAACCAGACAGGCCAGGGTTGTGTGATAACCAGAAGCAGAATCGACACACTGGATGTCTGGGA GATTAATATGAAACTTGGGAGATGGTACGTTCTTGAAACGAACTATGACCACTGGGAAAAGCCTTTCTTTTTGGATGATCGCCGCACACCAGCTatgaaatgcatgaataaaatcACACAAGCT AACATTACTTTGCCGACTATATATGATGTACTTTCAACAAAACCAGTACTAAATAAG CTAACCACCTATACTGCACTAATGGAAGTATCAACTGGGAGACTCGAATCTTACATCAGAGATTGTCCAAGTCCATGTACCCCCTGGTGA
- the asah1a gene encoding N-acylsphingosine amidohydrolase (acid ceramidase) 1a isoform X1 translates to MNFVNVRCNLLALVIFFSLFACLHSEDCRTGMYPPKGPTFKKNVTWYTLNLDLPPNQRWTHVIKEKKAELAAMIQAIKDLANGFFHGKLLHLVDKELPLIVDTLPYPFNEEIKGIASVSEVPLGEVVLFNIFYEVFTVCTSVVTEDVNGNIYHARNLDFGLFMGWDRKNQTWTLTEKLKPLVVNVDLKRNNRTVFKSTSFAGYVGMLTGIKPREFTLTMNERFNIDGGYVGILEWILGLRDGMWMSFLTRKVLENATSYEDARNQLALTKLLAPAYFILGGNQTGQGCVITRSRIDTLDVWEINMKLGRWYVLETNYDHWEKPFFLDDRRTPAMKCMNKITQANITLPTIYDVLSTKPVLNKLTTYTALMEVSTGRLESYIRDCPSPCTPW, encoded by the exons atgaatttcGTAAACGTTCGTTGTAATTTGTTGGCATTAGTcatttttttctcactttttgCCTGCCTA cacagtgaagaCTGTAGGACAGGAATGTATCCTCCTAAGGGGCCAAC gtttaaaaaaaatgttacatggTACACGCTGAACCTTGACTTACCCCCTAATCAGAGGTGGACTCATGtgataaaggagaaaaaagcTGAA TTGGCTGCAATGATACAGGCAATAAAAGACTTAGCCAATGGCTTCTTCCATGGTAAATTACTTCATTTAGTGGATAAGGAGTTG CCCTTGATTGTGGACACGCTCCCATACCCATTTAACGAAGAAATTAAAGGAATTGCTTCTGTCTCTGAAGTCCCTTTAG GAGAAGTTGTGCTTTTTAATATCTTCTATGAAGTTTTCACAGTGTGCACATCAGTGGTGACTGAGGACGTAAATG gAAATATATACCATGCTCGGAATTTGGACTTCGGACTGTTCATGGG TTGGGACCGGAAAAACCAAACATGGACTCTAACTGAGAAGCTCAAGCCACTTGTGGTGAATGTTGACTTGAAGCGAAACAACAGAACAGTTTTCAAATCAACTAGCTTTGCAGGATATGTGGGAATGCTCACTGGCATTAAACCT AGAGAATTCACTCTAACGATGAATGAACGTTTCAATATTGATGGAGGATACGTAG GGATCCTGGAATGGATTCTTGGCCTGAGAGATGGAATGTGGATGAGCTTCCTCACACGAAAGGTCCTGGAAAATGCAACCAG TTATGAAGATGCCAGAAACCAGCTTGCTCTGACCAAGTTACTTGCACCAGCCTACTTTATCCTGGGTGGAAACCAGACAGGCCAGGGTTGTGTGATAACCAGAAGCAGAATCGACACACTGGATGTCTGGGA GATTAATATGAAACTTGGGAGATGGTACGTTCTTGAAACGAACTATGACCACTGGGAAAAGCCTTTCTTTTTGGATGATCGCCGCACACCAGCTatgaaatgcatgaataaaatcACACAAGCT AACATTACTTTGCCGACTATATATGATGTACTTTCAACAAAACCAGTACTAAATAAG CTAACCACCTATACTGCACTAATGGAAGTATCAACTGGGAGACTCGAATCTTACATCAGAGATTGTCCAAGTCCATGTACCCCCTGGTGA